The proteins below are encoded in one region of Paenisporosarcina cavernae:
- a CDS encoding DUF421 domain-containing protein — protein MIFMEMILRTTATFFVLLLLARLMGKEQVSQLTFFNYITGITIGSIAAEMAGQSETPFWNGMTSLVWWTVLSVGVSLISLKSLKLKKWVDDEPSIVIKRGKIQENVLKKKRLPVEDLLMLLRLQGVFSFQEVAYAVLETNGQLSIMKTEEAKNPTKSDLGVAKKTPKKIPAAVFIDGNWMTDACHEIGVAQKTIEKQLKDSGYKNLDDVFLVQWQEDGTLYVDKKTDVKQS, from the coding sequence ATGATTTTTATGGAAATGATTTTGCGCACGACGGCTACTTTTTTTGTGCTGTTGTTGCTTGCTCGGCTAATGGGGAAAGAGCAAGTTAGTCAATTGACATTTTTTAATTACATCACGGGGATTACGATTGGATCGATTGCGGCGGAAATGGCTGGACAATCTGAAACGCCGTTTTGGAACGGAATGACTTCGCTTGTGTGGTGGACAGTTCTAAGTGTTGGTGTGAGTCTTATTTCATTGAAATCGTTGAAGTTAAAAAAATGGGTTGATGATGAGCCCTCTATAGTGATTAAACGAGGTAAGATTCAAGAGAATGTCTTGAAAAAGAAACGGCTGCCAGTAGAGGATTTGCTAATGCTTCTTCGTTTGCAAGGGGTCTTTTCATTCCAAGAAGTAGCGTATGCAGTATTAGAAACGAACGGGCAGTTAAGTATTATGAAAACAGAAGAGGCGAAAAACCCAACAAAGAGTGATTTAGGTGTCGCGAAAAAAACACCGAAGAAAATACCTGCTGCAGTCTTCATCGATGGAAATTGGATGACAGATGCATGCCATGAAATTGGGGTTGCTCAAAAAACGATTGAAAAACAATTGAAAGATAGTGGATACAAAAATTTAGACGATGTATTTCTCGTCCAGTGGCAAGAAGATGGAACACTATATGTCGATAAAAAAACGGACGTCAAGCAATCATAG
- a CDS encoding IS110 family transposase produces MKHVIALDVSMGKSYVVLYNALKKCEKEMELIHNRPSFNQLAVLINDLTDGYGEQPHIVFEATGVYSRPVERFMRDHGFTYCLLNPLEAKLQGDSLRMHKTDRGDAHQLALTHFTNLRRQKTESHDIYHQLNQLSRHYDELEDELSVVRNRLHKTLQETFPEIESVFTSKSGQFLNVVQLFPHPDFLLMHSKTVIKNRLIANTEKRISSKKAEEKAIQLLEVANNSYPAAHATDVACDHARIYARRFQELLYQKDACIQQMVSMSEPLEEFHILKSIPSIGDNTAVRIIGEIGDIRRFTTHKQVNAYCGIDIRRYQSGKFLAKDKINKRGNAHLRRLLYIVISNMIKSQRLSPNHVVDYYYKLKKQPNNKCHKVAVVACMNRLLKTIYFLITQNKLYDYGLAPDIVVPK; encoded by the coding sequence ATGAAACATGTCATTGCTTTAGATGTCAGTATGGGAAAGAGTTACGTTGTACTGTACAATGCTTTGAAGAAATGCGAGAAGGAAATGGAACTAATTCACAACAGACCGTCGTTTAATCAACTTGCGGTCCTCATCAATGACTTAACTGACGGTTATGGTGAACAGCCTCATATCGTTTTTGAGGCAACGGGTGTGTATTCAAGACCTGTGGAGCGTTTTATGCGAGACCATGGTTTTACGTATTGTCTACTAAATCCTTTAGAAGCGAAATTACAGGGCGATTCATTGCGTATGCATAAAACAGATCGCGGTGATGCCCACCAGTTGGCACTCACACATTTTACAAATCTACGGCGTCAGAAAACAGAATCTCATGACATCTATCATCAATTGAATCAGCTATCGAGACATTATGATGAGTTAGAGGACGAGCTATCAGTTGTCCGTAATCGTTTACACAAAACGCTTCAAGAAACTTTTCCTGAAATCGAGTCCGTTTTTACAAGTAAATCGGGCCAATTCTTAAATGTTGTGCAACTATTTCCTCATCCAGATTTTCTTCTCATGCATTCAAAGACCGTTATTAAAAACCGATTGATTGCGAACACGGAGAAAAGAATTTCGAGCAAAAAAGCAGAAGAAAAAGCGATTCAATTGTTAGAAGTCGCAAATAATTCCTATCCTGCGGCTCACGCAACAGACGTTGCTTGTGATCATGCTCGTATCTATGCAAGGCGATTTCAAGAATTGCTTTATCAAAAAGATGCATGTATTCAACAGATGGTATCCATGTCTGAACCACTAGAAGAATTTCATATTCTGAAGAGTATCCCGTCGATTGGAGACAATACAGCAGTACGAATCATCGGTGAAATAGGCGATATCCGACGATTTACTACGCACAAGCAAGTGAATGCCTATTGTGGAATAGACATTCGGCGTTATCAATCTGGGAAATTCCTCGCAAAAGATAAGATTAATAAACGTGGAAACGCCCATTTGAGACGTTTGCTCTATATTGTCATTTCAAACATGATTAAATCACAGCGACTCTCACCAAATCATGTAGTGGATTACTACTACAAATTAAAAAAGCAACCAAATAACAAATGTCATAAGGTTGCCGTTGTCGCCTGCATGAACAGACTTTTAAAAACTATTTATTTTTTAATAACTCAAAACAAACTGTACGATTATGGATTAGCCCCCGATATCGTAGTACCTAAATAA
- the rpsI gene encoding 30S ribosomal protein S9, producing MAQVQYIGTGRRKSSVARVRLVPGEGKIVINKRDVEDYVPFATLREIIKQPLVATETVGSYDIHVNVNGGGYTGQAGAIRHGVARALLQVDPDFRPALKSAGLLTRDPRMKERKKYGLKGARRAPQFSKR from the coding sequence TTGGCACAAGTTCAATATATCGGCACTGGTCGCCGTAAAAGCTCTGTAGCACGTGTACGTTTAGTACCGGGCGAAGGAAAAATTGTTATCAACAAACGTGACGTAGAAGATTACGTACCATTCGCAACTTTACGCGAAATCATCAAACAACCATTAGTAGCAACTGAAACAGTTGGAAGCTACGACATTCACGTGAATGTTAACGGTGGTGGATACACTGGTCAAGCTGGAGCAATCCGTCATGGTGTTGCTCGTGCACTACTTCAAGTAGACCCAGATTTCCGTCCAGCATTAAAATCAGCAGGACTATTAACTCGTGACCCTCGTATGAAAGAGCGTAAAAAATACGGTCTTAAAGGCGCGCGTCGTGCACCTCAGTTCTCAAAACGTTAA